A genome region from Mercenaria mercenaria strain notata chromosome 11, MADL_Memer_1, whole genome shotgun sequence includes the following:
- the LOC128547029 gene encoding uncharacterized protein LOC128547029 gives MEFHTLILAGIVSLMSYAEGYPIHASCKIQWNFPSVTCADFGSRIVAQAKKWETADNCANGGEKCLYKVSSQSVTEIKGTHETPVKHYVDDLTFTMKPAGSGCTVDGFSTSETWYAYLDYSTNYCNLNNLITGAGLNATQGYKETTSDDVCTQYSSRNCEKY, from the exons ATGgaatttcacacacttattttaGCCGGTATTGTGTCGTTAATGAGCTATGCTGAAGGATATCCTATCCATGCTTCATGTAAAATTCAGTG GAATTTCCCGTCGGTGACATGTGCAGATTTTGGTTCCCGGATTGTTGCTCAAGCTAAAAAGTGGGAAACAGCAGACAATTGTGCAAATGGAGGGGAAAAATGTTTGTATAAG GTCTCTTCACAAAGCGTTACTGAAATCAAAGGAACACACGAGACACCCGTGAAACATTATGTTGATGATCTCACTTTCACAATGAAACCCGCTGGAAGTGGATGTACTGTTGAT GGATTTTCAACATCTGAAACTTGGTACGCGTATCTGGATTACAGTACGAACTACTGCAACCTGAATAATCTAATTACAG gaGCTGGTTTGAATGCTACACAAGGATACAAGGAGACGACTAGTGACGATGTATGTACCCAGTACAGTAGCCGAAACTGTGAAAAATACTGA